DNA sequence from the Halorubrum aethiopicum genome:
TATGACGATCGTTAGGTCGAGGTCGTACCGAGCTGCCGTATACATCGAGTGGGGGTAATAGAGATACGAACCGTCACCCAGAAGTCCAACCACGGGACGGTCATCCTCTGCGAGGGCAGCCCCAACGGCCGCAGGAAGACCGTACCCCAGCCCGCCAGATTTGTTGCCAAACAGCTGGCCGGGTTGGAGGTCCCACTCGGACAACAGTGCGTACCGCGTGGTGACGCTCTCGTCGACGATGTACGCGTCCGGCACTGCCTTCTCCATAGTTTCGATCAGCTCCGTCTTTGAGATAGCATCAGAATTATCCGAAGGAGATTGTTGTAGATTCTCACCGACCCAATCGCGAATCTCGCTGATTTTCTTGCGACGAGCGGTTAATTGCTCATCGCTCACGCGTCCGGAGATCCGTCGGGTGAGATCTTTAATCGTCGGTCGTAGCGCACCAGAAATGACGACGCTGGCGGGCTCATTCTTTGCGAGTTCCCAGCTGTCGGGACCGATATGTACCGCTGTCGCGTTGGACGGGACAAGCGGTTCGTCGTGGGCAAGTGTCGGCGTGTGCGTCGTACACCCGATCAAGACGACCGCATCTGCCTCGTGAAGCGCTCTTGCCTCCGCAAATGACTCCGGCATGTGCGAAACCCACAACTCATGATCCATTGGAAAGTTTACTTCCGTGGATAGAATCTCGCTGTGGACGCGTGCCCCCGTTTGCTCGGCTAACTCGATTACAGCTTCCACAGTGGGCTGACCGCCGCGGGCGATCTGATCGCCGACGATAAGCACCGGTTCGTCAGCTTCCGTTAGAACGTCGGCTGCCTGCGCGATAGCATGAGTGTCGCCGCGGCCGGTTTTCGGGATCTCCAACGGTTCGACGGGCATGTTTGTCTCCCTAAGCATCACGTCCATCGGGAATCCTAAGAATACGGGTCCCATTGGGGGTGTCAGTGCCACCTTACACGCGCGACGTAGCATTGTGGGGAGGGATTCAACCGCTTTGACCTCGGCACTCCACTTCGTGAACTGTTGGGTCATCTCCACGAGATCACCGTATAATATTGGCTCCTCGTGTTGATGACGCATACTGTGAGTGCCTGCGGTGATCACGAGCGGTGCGCCAGAAACGCTTGCGGCGTACAAGTTCCCCAGACCGTGTGCCATCCCTGGAGCGACGTGAAGATTAACCACACCAAGTGGATACTCGTCGCCCCGCTGCCGCCGAGTACATGCATATCCAGCTGCCATTCCAACGGCGATGTCTTCCTGTAGTCCGAGGACGTAATCGACTTTACTCCCTTCAAGAGCGCTCATTACGGGCACCTCGGTCGTTCCAGGGTTTCCGAAGAGATACGGTACCCCGTAAGTTTCTAACGCTTCGACAAATAGATCTGCACCAGTTCGTGTCATGCTCTGCCGTATCAGGAATTAGCACGTACCTACATTTATGTTCCGCTTGGATGGCCATTAGAATCCGTGATTCGGGTTTGGTCATCACAAATATTTATGACACAGTGTGACGGATAGCGATATATGGTCAAAAACGGTGAATCACGGCGGGTTAAGTCGGTCGATACAGCCTGCGAACTGATCCGTGCGATGCAAGAGCGCGGGGAGACGACCATCTCGGAGTTGAGCGATGCGATCGATCTCTCAGAAGGGTCGGTACACACTCATTTGGCGACGCTGAAATCACACGGACTCGTGGTCAAAGACGAGACAACCTACGAACTAGGGCCTCAATTCATCCCGCTGGGAGAGCGGGTAAAACACAACTCGAAGCTCTATCAGGCAGCGAAAAAAGAGATTGATCGTATCACTGAAAAAACTGGTGAATGTGTACATCTGTTGCTTGAGAACAACGGCCAGGGAATCATTCTCTATGAATCGTTCGGCGAGAAGGCGGTTGGGACGAAATTTCACTCTCGATCCCGAGAGAAACCTGCGAAGTTTCTTCACTGCCGTGCCTCGGGTAAGGCGATCCTCGCGTATCTCCCAGACAGTCGTGTCCACGACATCATCGACAGATACGAGCTCAAGGAAATGACAAAGGAGACGATCACGGACTACGAGGAACTCCTAGATGAGCTGGCCACTACTCGTTCCCAGGGGTATGCGTTGAACGATGAGGAGGAACTCCGTGGCGTTCGAGCCGTGGGGGTGCCCATACTGGATGACAAGGGGACTCCGCTCGGCGCAATCAGCCTCTCGGCACCTCGAAGCCGGTTAGAGGGAGATATCTTCACCGACGAGATACCAGAGATTTTGATCGACACGGCAAACGTCATCGAAATAAATTATCAGACGAACGATCTAGACATCAGTTGACTCGTGGCAAATCTTAAGTAGGTATATTTAGAGTATTTCTTCATGGCAAGCGAGCCGAGCACACAACTCTACGTTGATGGTAGCTGGTGTAGTTCGAGCGGCAACTCCGAGATCATCAGCCGAAATCCGGCGAAACCCGACGAAAGGATTGCCACGTTTCCGGCAGCCACGGTTGCTGATACCGAGACTGCGATATCGGCGTCAGCTGCTACAGAAGACGAGTGGGCGGCAGTATCAGCTCACGAACGAGGGTCGTACCTTCGGGATGCGGCTCGTGTCATTGAGGGTGAAAGAGAATCTCTCAGTCAATTGATCGCTGATGAAACGGGCAAAACGATCGGCGGGAGTCGGGGAGAGATCCAGCGGACGATCGATCTCTTAGAGTACTACGCACAGATCGCACGCGACTACGGCGGTACTGCCCCTCCAAGTGCGACCGAGGGGACGGTCCTGTTTACGAAGCGTGAGCCGTGGGGGACGGCAGGAATCATCACACCATGGAACTTCCCGATCGCGATCCCAACTTGGAAGATCGCACCGGCTCTTGTGAGCGGGAACACGGTCGTGTTTAAGCCCGCCTCACTCTCACCGACGATCGCATCCCGTCTTGTTGATGTGTTCGACCAGATAGGGCTTCCAGACGGGGTCATAAATTTCGTTCCAGGATCTGGAAGTACGGTCGGTGACACAATAGCAACAAGCCAGGATGTGGATGTAATATCATTCACCGGTAGTACTGCGGTGGGTGAGGCTGTCGAGAGAGCCGCAAGCGATACTGGAGCCAGAGTACAATGTGAGATGGGTGGAAAAAACGCCATCATTGTCGACGAAAGCTGTGACCTTGATTTGGCTCTTGATCTTACGATGAGTGGTGCCTATGGCTTGGCAGGACAGGCTTGTACGGCCGCGAGTCGGGCGATCGTCTTGGATGGGGTCTACGATGAGTACGTGGACGCCCTCAAACGGCGCGTAGAGAATCTTGTCGTGGGCGATCCGAGTGATGAATCGACGGACATGGGCCCGAAGGCATCTGCGAACGGACTACAGGAGGATCTCGACTATATTGAAGCGGGTGAAAGCGCAGGTGCGACACTCCTGACTGGGGGGGCGGAACTCGAACGCGAGGGGCACTTCATCGAACCGACGGTTTTCGTCGACGTCGAGCCGGGGATGGAGATTGCACAGGAGGAGATCTTCGGACCGGTTCTGTCGGTTCTTTCGGTTTCTGACTTTGACGAGGCGGTTCGAGTCGCGAACGACGTTCAGTACGGACTAACGGCTGCTGTCTGTACTGATCGGCTTCACCATGCGATGTCTTTCATCGACGATATTGAGACCGGCGTTGTAAAGATCAATCAAAAACCCGGAGGTGTTGAATACCAGATGCCATTCGGCGGACGGAAGCGTTCAAGCACCGAGACGTTCAAAGAACAGGGTCGAGAAGCTCTAGAGTTTTTCACCCACGAGAAGGCAATCTATCTCACCGACGGGCATCTCTGAGACCGTTGTCGAGCTGCTATGGGATGTATCTTGAGACAGATGGTCAGTCAGACGCAACGTTTTTCACCCCTGTCGAGACACCACATTAGCATGGGTGTGAACTCGCTTACGGATACATACGATGATGAGCTAAAGCGCTTCGTCGAGAGGCTTCTCCAATTCGAATCGACTAGTGGTCGCGAAAAGCAAGCACAAGAATGGTTCGAAGAGCAACTCGAAGAACTCGGGTTTGAGACATACCGATGGGAAGCCGATCCGGAACAGCTCGCTTCGATCTCGTCGTTCCCGTCAGCCGATGAGATAGACACCGCAGATCGACCCAGCGTAGCGGGGGTACTCGAATTCGGTGATCCAGAAGCAGGTCCCACACTGGTTCTCAACGGACATGTCGACGTAGTGCCTGCCGACGACGCTTCTTGGAAGACCGATCCGTTCGACCCGTATTGGGACGGTGAGAAACTCCACGCGCGGGGTGCGGCGGATATGAAAACAAACCTCGCGTTACTCGTCTTCGTCGCAAAACACCTCCACGACTCATACGCAGACGAGATTAACGGGCGAGTGGTCGTTGAAAGCGTTACTGGAGAAGAAGAAGGCGGGATCGGAGCACCCGCGGCGGCACTGTCTAACCCCTATCCGTTCGATAGGGACGCCGCGATCATCACGGAGCCCACTGACCAGAGAGTCGTCACGGCGACAGCGGGGGTATTGATGAAGGAGCTGACCATTTCGGGGCGCTCGGCGCACGCCGCGACCCGGTGGCGCGGCGAGTCCGTGCTCCCCCACTTCAACCGCATTCAACGCGCATTCAGAGAGCTCGAACATGAGCGACACGAGCGGATTACTCACCCGCTTTACGACTACCCGGTAAATTGGCCGATGAACATCGGAATTGTCGACGCAGGCGACTGGGTCTCGAACGTCCCGGCGCGTCTGACGGCGCAAGTGCGGATCGGATTCGCTCCCTCGGAGACCCTCGAAGCCGCGGAGGCGGAATACGAAGAGCGTCTTCAGAGTATTGTCGAGGACAGCAAGTGGCTTTCCGAGCATCCTCCAACGTTCGAACGACGAGCCATCCACTTCGAGCCCTCTGAACTCGAAGTTGACTGTCCGATCGTCCGCCGACTCCAGTCGGCCATGCTTGACCACGGTATCGAAGAGACGCAACCGATCGGAAAGACCTACAGCGCCGACTCTCGGTTCTACATTGAACAAGGAATTCCGACAGTTATCTTCGGGCCAGGGACGATCGATCAAGCGCATTTCCCCAACGAGTTCATCCGCTGGTCAGAGGTCCAGCAGGCAGGTGATGTGCTTGTTGACACGTGTAAATCGTATCTTCAGAAACCTGGATCAACTCTTCAACGCTCAGAGTGAGTCCACGCCGGGCAACCAATCGGCGGTCTGTTTGTCCATTTTTCTTTGTTTGAGTTGAAATGTCCTGACCGACGGATTTATTGTGACACTCGCTCTCAAAATAGATTATGAGCTCACCATCAGCTCAGTTTATGCCAGCGGTATCGCGGTTCATAGGAGAGGAAACACCATGTCTCGTCGAAGGGGATGGTGCGATACTCAAAGACGATGAGGGTAACGAGTACATCGACTTTTTCGCACAACACGCTGCTATGTCCCACGGCTACTCACACCCCAGAGTGGTGGAGGCCGTAACAGAACAAGTGGAGAAACTGAACTTTAGCGCATACGATTTCCCGACGAAGCCAAGTCAGCGTCTCACAAACCGATTTTCTGACGTTGCTCCCGGCGACTTGGAACGGTCGTACTTCGTAAACTCCGGATCTGAGGCTGTCGAGGTTGCGCTTACGCTCGCTCGTCGAGCGACAGGTAACCACGAGTTCGTTGCCCTAGGTGAGGCATTCCATGGCCGAACTTACGGCGCTCGCTCGCTCGTCGGATGGTCCGGGTATCGAGACGGCTTTGGGCCGTTTTTGCCGTCCGTGACACACATCCCATCGTACAACTGCGATTCGTTCCCCGGAGACACTGAGCCAGAAACCGGAGCCGAGTACGCTGAACTCCTTGAGTACGCGCTTGAATACGAAACGGGTGACGTCGCCGCGTTTATTGCCGAACCGATGTTTGGAACAGCAGGGAATATTCCCGCTCCAGAGGGGTACTTCCAGCGAATACGTGAAATTTGTGATGAACACGACATCCTGTTCATCGCAGATGAAGTTATCACGGGCTTTGGCCGCACAGGAAAGCCGTTTGGCATCCAACACTACGACGTCACGCCAGACATCATGACGACAGCGAAGGCGATCGGCGGCGGAATGCCGATTGGGGCAACGATCGCGACGCCCGAGGTAGCTGATGCCTTCGAAAGCATGGATTACTTCTCGACATTCGGCGGAAACCCTGTGTCAACGACGGCGGCGGTCGCGAGTATTGATGTCATGAAGGAAGATCGACTTCCGGAGCGGGCTGCCGAACTGGGCGAACGCTTCATGGATCGTCTCCGGAGGCTACAAAGCGAGTACTCCTTCGTTGGCGAGATTAGAGGCAAGGGGCTGATGATCGGTGTCGAACTGGTTGATGAGAACGGAGACCCCCTTGAAAAAGAGCACAGTCTCGCACTACGGCGTGATGCCATCGATCGAGGGCTCATTCTGCCTGCGGGACAGGGTTGGGAAGGTAACGTCATCCGCATCAATCCGCCACTCGTCATTTCGGAAGACGAACTTGATCGGGGTATCACCATCATGGAGGAGTGTTTTGAGGAACTCACCACCCACCTCGATTGAGCGAGAATCGGCGACTAACTAAACATCCGGTTAGGTAACTGAGGATAACAGTTGTTTCGCATCCGTACTTTTCGGGGGAATTGGATGCCGTGGTCAGCGATTAGTTTGTGAGCTTGCCCGTCCATATCACGCGACCAATCAGGATAGATTCGTTCGTGCTTTGAAATTTTTAATCTGCGTTAATTATCAAGCATTTCGAGGGCGGAATTAACCGCAGAGATATCTGATCCAGTAGCACGAAACTCACAGCCGACGTAGCTATCATATCCAGCGTCTACTAGACTCTCAATAATACGTTGGTAGTTCAATTCACCTGTTCCGGGTTCGTTTCGTCCAGGGACATCTGCGATATGGACGTGTCCGATCCGATTTAGATTTTGCCGCATTGTGTCGATGATGTTGCCTTCCGTGATCTGTTGGTGATAGACATCGTAGAGTAGTCGAACGTTGGGACTTTCTATCTCGTCGATGATGTCGAATCCTGTCTCCGATCGGCTGAGAAACGCTCCAGGATGGTCCACCGTAGTGTTTAGCGGCTCAAGAATCAACGAAACACCAGCCTCTTCGGCGTCAGGTGCGACCGTCTGGAGAGTGTCGACGATATTGTCATATTGGGTTTGCCATCCGTGAGACTCACATTCCGGCCCGGATGTCACGATAAGATTCTCACAATCAACGGTAGCTGCTGTCTCCAGATTAGATCGAAGCTCGGATATTGCTTGATCCTGGACATTAGGGTTGGTGAGGCTGGTCGTACAGCCGACCATTCCCACGAATGCGAGGTTGTTTGCCACGGTTCGGTCCCGGATTGCTGGAAGGGACCGGTCTGCGGGTTCCCAGAATTCGACACCATCAACGCCGAGTTCAGCACAACGATCGACCCGGTTAACGAACGTATCGTTGGTAAAGAGCGTGTCTAAACACACCGATAACGCAGGTGAATTTGTCATAGCAGGTTACCAGTATTCCCTGTGATGGCTGGGTATATAGAACTCACGTCTGAGTGAAACACCCAAAACATTATAGGGAGTTAGATAATCGGTCAGTTCGTATGCCAGTCAAGACAGCCTTTGTCGGAGCAGGCGGTATAGCGTCGGTACACCTTTCAAATACCGAAGCGTCCAGTCTCGGTGACATCGTAGCGGTCTGTGACATCGATCCGGCCGTAGCCGAAAGCACCGCAGAGACTCACGACGTGGACGCATTTACCGACGTGGAAGCGCTCTTTAACGAGGCAGAATTCGACGCAGTGATCGCTTCAATCCCCCCCTTCGCTCACGGAGAGGTCGAAAAGCTGGCTGTAGAGCATGAAACCCACTTGTTCGTCGAAAAACCACTTGGCCTCGACCGGGAAACCGCGGAGACAATCGATGCTGCGATCACCGAATCTGACATCATCACTCAGGTAGGGCACATGAACCGGTACGCCGACATCGTTGAGAGAGCGGTCGAGTTGATCGACGATCGACAAATCGCCCTCATCAACGGACATTGGTACGACGGAGTGGCAGACGCAGAATGGTGGCGAAAGAAAGCGCGATCCGGCGGGCAGGTGGTCGAACAATCGACACACGTTTTTGACCTCGTACGGTATCTCGCGGGCGATGTAGAAGATATTCACGCATACGGTGAAAGGCAAGTTGTTGGAGATCAGGTCGACTTCGAGGACTCTGTCGTCGCAACGATGTACCACGAGACGGGTACGGTGAGTCATGTCGCGACGAGCTGTGCGTCGCCTAGGTACCGTACTGCGGTTGACGTGATCGGCGACGGCTTCGACCTACAGCTGGATTTCAACGAGAACTGTTTGACGGGCATCGTTGATGGTGAGGATGTGGCATATGAGGGGGGCGATGAGAAGTACCGAGATGAACTGGAAGCGTTTCTGGACGCCGTCTCGAATGGTGACCGCTCGTTAGTTCGGTCGCCCTATTCGGACGCAAAAAAGACATTCGAAACGACGCTTGATGTCTACGAATCGATTGACACCTCGGCACCCATCGACACCAAGCGCTGAACTGAACGCCGTCATGTGGAGAATCGGACGCCGAAAATATTAACTACCATTGAATGAAAAACGACAGCGTGGTTCGACAATGAAAAACAGTGACAATCGTATCAGTCGGAGACAGGTTTCGTACTTGACCGGTTCGGGTACTCTGGCAGCTATTGCTGGATGTATCGGAACAGGTCCGCAAGAAGGAACACAGACTGGCGGCGGGACAAACGGCAACGGTCAATCCGGGTCAACCTCAACGAGCGGACAGTCCGGTGGTGATTCGACAATGGCCGATAAGATCAACGCATGGGGCTGGGACGTGGCCGCCAAGTCTCTGGAGATCACCGCAACTGACTACGAAGACAAAACTGGCGCGGCAGTGTCCGTTTCTCAGATGGGACAGGGCAATATGAACGATAAGTTCAAATCATCTCTCCTGTCCGGGTCTGGTGCGCCCGCGTGTGCGATGATGGAAGATCCGAGTGCACCCGCTTGGGTGAACACGGATGGACTTCACGACGTCTCAGGTTGGATTGAAGAGGCAGGGTTGAAAGACAAGTTTGTCAGCGGTAAGTGGACACCACTCCAAGACGAAGACGGAATTTACGGGCTTCCCTGGGACATCGGACCAGTTGGCCTCTTTTATCGCCGTGATCTATTCCAACAAAACGGGATCGATCCGACCACGATAGAAACGTGGGACCAATTCATTGAAGAAGGACAGAAACTCCCTGAGGGAACAGGGTTGTTGAACATCCCGTCAAACGATTATGACGGACTCTGGCGGATGCAATTCCGCCAACTCGGCGGACAGCCCTTTACTGAGGATGGACACGTGAACATTCACTCCGAAAAGAGTGTGCGGGTCGCACAAATGCTCAAACGACTGTATAACTCGGGAGCTACCGTAGACAAACCACCGTGGACGAAAAGCTGGTTCACCGCACTCGGTGACGGCGCTATCGCCTCGCTGATGAGTGGTGCCTGGATGCTCGGGACGCTGAAAGCCGAAGTCAGCAATACGAAGGGGAAATGGGGTGTGATCAAACCACCTGCCTTCGCATCCGGTGGTCCCCGAGCCACCAACTCGGGTGGATCGAATATGACCATCGCAAAACAGGTATCGAATGCGAAGGCCCGCCGTGCTTGGGACTTTATGAAATTCTCTTTGGCAACAGAAGAAATGCAGACGAAGATCTATAACGAGTACGGCATTTTCCCAGCTTACAAGCCAGCTTACAATAGCGATGTCTTCTCGACGGAAATTCCCTTCCTAGGCGGCCAAAAGGCGGGGGAGCTGTTTACTGAAGTTGCCGAGAACATTCCGGGGTACCGCTATACGACCGCGACATCCGAAGTGACGAGAGCCATCAACACTCACTTGGGTCGGATGTTCGACGACAAGGTCACTCCCGCCAAGGCGGTCATGAATGCGGCCGAACAGGTCGCAAAGCGGACTGACCGAGAGCTTGCCTAATAGATGAGTCAACGACACGAGCCAAACCTCTCGGATCGGATTCGATACCGACGCAAGCAACTGCGAGAGGTGCTTCCGTCTTCCGATCGGGGAGTCCCGTATCTCTTTCTGTCCCCGTTTTTTGTCCTGTTTAGTGTCTTCTTGGCGTTCCCAATTTTCTATACGCTCTATCTTTCATTTTTCCGCTTCGAAGGAGTGAGTAATTCGACAATCCTCTGGATCGAAACTGCAATATTCGATTACAGATTAGTCGGAATCTCCGATCTTACGTTTGTTGGGCTCGACAATTATCTACGGCTTCTATCTGATTCGCTTTTCCACCAGGCAATGTACAACACGGTCTTCATACTGCTGGTCCAAGTCCCGATCATGGTGGGGCTCGCGCTTGCGCTTGCACTTGCGCTGAACGCGAGTTTCGTTCGATTCCGTGGTGTATTCCGGACGATAATCGCACTTCCAGTCTCGGCTAATCTCGTGGCCTACGCGACAGTGTTTCTGGTGTTGTTCCAAGAGACAGGGTTGATCAATTACGCACTTGGACTAGTCGGAATCGGTCCGATCCCATGGTTACAAGACGCGTTCTGGTCTCGGTTCACCATCGTCAGTGCGGTTACTTGGCGCTGGACGGGATATAACATGATTATCCTCCTTGCGGGGCTTCAGAATGTCCCGAAGCACCTCTACGAAGCGGCTGAAATCGACGGCGCCACCCGGTTCGAGAAGTTTAGATATGTAACGCTCCCGCAGCTCCGACCGGTACTTCTCTTCGTAGTGGTCACGTCGACTATCGGGACGTTCAAGCTCTTCGCGGAGCCCGTGACTATCTCGCAAGGCGGTGCGCCCCTCGAATCGACAATCACGATCGTACAGTACATCTACCAGACGGCATTTATTGACTTCCGTCTCGGTTACGCCAGCGCTCTCACGTACGTTCTCATTGCAATCGTGAGTACACTGTCTCTTATTCAGATCAGATTGGGGGGGACGAGCGATGCATGAGACAACGCGTCGGAGCGGCGTCTGGAAATTCGTCACATACGCCTTCATCCTGCTCATGGCTGTCGTGACGATCGTTCCACTCTACTGGGTGCTCGTCGCGTCGACGCTGCCAGAGGAGGTCTTTTTGTCTTCTACGTCGCTGCCGCTGTTTCCAGGAGATGCTTTCTTTGAAAACTTCCGGGCACTACAGGCACGTGAGAGCGTCAACTTCATCAGAAGTATCGGAAACAGCGTGCTCATCGCATCTGTCTATACACTCTTATCGGTGCTGCTCTGCTCTATGGCTGGCTTTGCTTTTGCCAAGTATGAATTCCGCTTTAAGGAACCGATATTCTATACGATTCTTGCGACTCTCGTATTGCCCATTCAGCTGCTTGTCATCCCACTGTTTCTGCTGATGTCGCAGCTCGGATTGATGAATTCGTATTGGGCGATCATACTCCCGTGGGCGGCGAATCCCGTCGGAATATTCCTAATGCGTCAGAACATGAAGTCGGTCCCAGACACCTTGCTCGAATCCGCTCGCATGGATGGTGCCACCGAGTTTCAGGTGTTCTATAAAGTTGTACTACCGACGCTAAAATCTGCTCTAGCCGCGCTCGCGACGATCCTGTTCCTGTTCCAGTGGAATCTGTTTCTGTTCCCTCTCGTCGTCCTTGAATCAGATAAGTACACCATTCCAGTCGCGATAAACCAACTCGTCGGTGCACAGCGCGTTTACTACGACCAGATCATGGTTGCCGCCGGACTTTCGATTATCCCGATTTTCCTGCTGTTTTTATTCCTTCAGCAGTACTTCGTCAAGGGGATCATCGGCGGCTCCATCAAAGAGTAACCATACTGTCAACAAATAACAATGGCAAACATAAACATTACCGACCTTACGAAAGTTTACGAGAGTGATGCGGGTGACGTCGTCGCCGTTAACGACGTTGACCTCGACATAACTGACGGCGAGTTCCTTGTCCTCGTCGGTCCTTCAGGATGCGGAAAGACGACAACGTTGCGCTGTCTTGCCGGACTTGAATCCGCGACGAAAGGGTCGATCCGGTTCGCACAGCGCGACGTGACCGATCTCCGGGCTCGTGATCGTGATGTGGCGATGGTGTTCCAAAACTATGCGCTATATCCTCACATGACCGTCCGACAGAACATGGAGTTCGGACTTCGTCTGTCGACTGAACAGCCAGCAGCGAAGATTGGAGAGAACGTAGAATCGACCGCGCAGATGCTTGGGATCGAAGATCAGCTGGATGAAAAGCCGAGGTCGCTGTCCGGCGGACAGCAACAGCGAGTAGCCCTCGGCCGAGCAATCGTTCGGGAGCCTTCTGTCTTTTTAATGGACGAACCGCTCTCAAACCTCGATGCGAAGCTTCG
Encoded proteins:
- a CDS encoding thiamine pyrophosphate-binding protein; its protein translation is MTRTGADLFVEALETYGVPYLFGNPGTTEVPVMSALEGSKVDYVLGLQEDIAVGMAAGYACTRRQRGDEYPLGVVNLHVAPGMAHGLGNLYAASVSGAPLVITAGTHSMRHQHEEPILYGDLVEMTQQFTKWSAEVKAVESLPTMLRRACKVALTPPMGPVFLGFPMDVMLRETNMPVEPLEIPKTGRGDTHAIAQAADVLTEADEPVLIVGDQIARGGQPTVEAVIELAEQTGARVHSEILSTEVNFPMDHELWVSHMPESFAEARALHEADAVVLIGCTTHTPTLAHDEPLVPSNATAVHIGPDSWELAKNEPASVVISGALRPTIKDLTRRISGRVSDEQLTARRKKISEIRDWVGENLQQSPSDNSDAISKTELIETMEKAVPDAYIVDESVTTRYALLSEWDLQPGQLFGNKSGGLGYGLPAAVGAALAEDDRPVVGLLGDGSYLYYPHSMYTAARYDLDLTIVISNNQNYRILKDNALKILGGDDDDHEFIGMDLQPGVDFTVNASSHGVEGGQITDKETLEAMLREAANTSGPSVLDVRVVD
- a CDS encoding IclR family transcriptional regulator produces the protein MVKNGESRRVKSVDTACELIRAMQERGETTISELSDAIDLSEGSVHTHLATLKSHGLVVKDETTYELGPQFIPLGERVKHNSKLYQAAKKEIDRITEKTGECVHLLLENNGQGIILYESFGEKAVGTKFHSRSREKPAKFLHCRASGKAILAYLPDSRVHDIIDRYELKEMTKETITDYEELLDELATTRSQGYALNDEEELRGVRAVGVPILDDKGTPLGAISLSAPRSRLEGDIFTDEIPEILIDTANVIEINYQTNDLDIS
- a CDS encoding aldehyde dehydrogenase family protein; translation: MASEPSTQLYVDGSWCSSSGNSEIISRNPAKPDERIATFPAATVADTETAISASAATEDEWAAVSAHERGSYLRDAARVIEGERESLSQLIADETGKTIGGSRGEIQRTIDLLEYYAQIARDYGGTAPPSATEGTVLFTKREPWGTAGIITPWNFPIAIPTWKIAPALVSGNTVVFKPASLSPTIASRLVDVFDQIGLPDGVINFVPGSGSTVGDTIATSQDVDVISFTGSTAVGEAVERAASDTGARVQCEMGGKNAIIVDESCDLDLALDLTMSGAYGLAGQACTAASRAIVLDGVYDEYVDALKRRVENLVVGDPSDESTDMGPKASANGLQEDLDYIEAGESAGATLLTGGAELEREGHFIEPTVFVDVEPGMEIAQEEIFGPVLSVLSVSDFDEAVRVANDVQYGLTAAVCTDRLHHAMSFIDDIETGVVKINQKPGGVEYQMPFGGRKRSSTETFKEQGREALEFFTHEKAIYLTDGHL
- a CDS encoding M20 family metallopeptidase, encoding MGVNSLTDTYDDELKRFVERLLQFESTSGREKQAQEWFEEQLEELGFETYRWEADPEQLASISSFPSADEIDTADRPSVAGVLEFGDPEAGPTLVLNGHVDVVPADDASWKTDPFDPYWDGEKLHARGAADMKTNLALLVFVAKHLHDSYADEINGRVVVESVTGEEEGGIGAPAAALSNPYPFDRDAAIITEPTDQRVVTATAGVLMKELTISGRSAHAATRWRGESVLPHFNRIQRAFRELEHERHERITHPLYDYPVNWPMNIGIVDAGDWVSNVPARLTAQVRIGFAPSETLEAAEAEYEERLQSIVEDSKWLSEHPPTFERRAIHFEPSELEVDCPIVRRLQSAMLDHGIEETQPIGKTYSADSRFYIEQGIPTVIFGPGTIDQAHFPNEFIRWSEVQQAGDVLVDTCKSYLQKPGSTLQRSE
- a CDS encoding aspartate aminotransferase family protein gives rise to the protein MSSPSAQFMPAVSRFIGEETPCLVEGDGAILKDDEGNEYIDFFAQHAAMSHGYSHPRVVEAVTEQVEKLNFSAYDFPTKPSQRLTNRFSDVAPGDLERSYFVNSGSEAVEVALTLARRATGNHEFVALGEAFHGRTYGARSLVGWSGYRDGFGPFLPSVTHIPSYNCDSFPGDTEPETGAEYAELLEYALEYETGDVAAFIAEPMFGTAGNIPAPEGYFQRIREICDEHDILFIADEVITGFGRTGKPFGIQHYDVTPDIMTTAKAIGGGMPIGATIATPEVADAFESMDYFSTFGGNPVSTTAAVASIDVMKEDRLPERAAELGERFMDRLRRLQSEYSFVGEIRGKGLMIGVELVDENGDPLEKEHSLALRRDAIDRGLILPAGQGWEGNVIRINPPLVISEDELDRGITIMEECFEELTTHLD
- a CDS encoding hydroxypyruvate isomerase family protein; its protein translation is MTNSPALSVCLDTLFTNDTFVNRVDRCAELGVDGVEFWEPADRSLPAIRDRTVANNLAFVGMVGCTTSLTNPNVQDQAISELRSNLETAATVDCENLIVTSGPECESHGWQTQYDNIVDTLQTVAPDAEEAGVSLILEPLNTTVDHPGAFLSRSETGFDIIDEIESPNVRLLYDVYHQQITEGNIIDTMRQNLNRIGHVHIADVPGRNEPGTGELNYQRIIESLVDAGYDSYVGCEFRATGSDISAVNSALEMLDN
- a CDS encoding Gfo/Idh/MocA family protein; its protein translation is MPVKTAFVGAGGIASVHLSNTEASSLGDIVAVCDIDPAVAESTAETHDVDAFTDVEALFNEAEFDAVIASIPPFAHGEVEKLAVEHETHLFVEKPLGLDRETAETIDAAITESDIITQVGHMNRYADIVERAVELIDDRQIALINGHWYDGVADAEWWRKKARSGGQVVEQSTHVFDLVRYLAGDVEDIHAYGERQVVGDQVDFEDSVVATMYHETGTVSHVATSCASPRYRTAVDVIGDGFDLQLDFNENCLTGIVDGEDVAYEGGDEKYRDELEAFLDAVSNGDRSLVRSPYSDAKKTFETTLDVYESIDTSAPIDTKR
- a CDS encoding extracellular solute-binding protein → MADKINAWGWDVAAKSLEITATDYEDKTGAAVSVSQMGQGNMNDKFKSSLLSGSGAPACAMMEDPSAPAWVNTDGLHDVSGWIEEAGLKDKFVSGKWTPLQDEDGIYGLPWDIGPVGLFYRRDLFQQNGIDPTTIETWDQFIEEGQKLPEGTGLLNIPSNDYDGLWRMQFRQLGGQPFTEDGHVNIHSEKSVRVAQMLKRLYNSGATVDKPPWTKSWFTALGDGAIASLMSGAWMLGTLKAEVSNTKGKWGVIKPPAFASGGPRATNSGGSNMTIAKQVSNAKARRAWDFMKFSLATEEMQTKIYNEYGIFPAYKPAYNSDVFSTEIPFLGGQKAGELFTEVAENIPGYRYTTATSEVTRAINTHLGRMFDDKVTPAKAVMNAAEQVAKRTDRELA